A window from Leptothermofonsia sichuanensis E412 encodes these proteins:
- a CDS encoding nucleotidyltransferase family protein: protein MYTIPFSLQLQQRLSITSDKLAEFCQRRQIKELALFGSVLRDDFHANSDIDMLVTFQPNAKVSLLDLVDMQYELEDLCHRKVDLLTKKSVETSPNWIRRKEILSTARVIYES from the coding sequence ATGTATACCATTCCTTTCAGTCTTCAATTACAGCAACGACTCTCGATCACCTCAGACAAACTCGCAGAATTTTGTCAGCGTCGGCAGATCAAAGAACTTGCGCTATTCGGTTCTGTTTTACGTGATGACTTCCACGCCAATAGCGACATCGATATGCTAGTCACCTTTCAGCCCAATGCCAAAGTTAGCCTTCTAGATTTGGTTGATATGCAGTACGAACTAGAAGACTTATGCCACCGCAAAGTGGACTTACTCACTAAAAAATCAGTAGAAACTAGCCCCAACTGGATTCGTCGCAAGGAAATTCTGAGTACAGCCAGAGTCATTTATGAGTCGTGA
- a CDS encoding HepT-like ribonuclease domain-containing protein produces the protein MSRDQTYLVDIATTCQTVIELIQGMSQSSFVADKRTHLAVLYEIMVIGEIVKRLSSEFRQDHPEIPWKQIAGMRDKLVHDYNKVDLDLTWEVTQSSIPELLAFVLPLLPQEETGYDS, from the coding sequence ATGAGTCGTGACCAAACCTACCTAGTTGACATCGCTACGACTTGTCAAACCGTGATTGAACTGATTCAAGGCATGAGTCAATCATCGTTTGTCGCAGACAAGCGCACCCACCTTGCTGTGCTGTATGAAATTATGGTTATTGGAGAAATTGTCAAGCGGCTCTCTTCAGAATTTCGGCAAGACCATCCAGAAATACCGTGGAAGCAAATCGCTGGAATGCGGGATAAGTTAGTGCATGACTACAACAAGGTCGATCTAGATTTGACTTGGGAAGTGACTCAATCTAGTATTCCTGAACTTCTAGCGTTTGTGCTGCCCCTACTGCCCCAAGAGGAGACTGGCTATGATAGTTGA
- a CDS encoding DUF4258 domain-containing protein: MNFKFSNHALEEIEKRKVPISFVEAVLENPQQTLQQDEEITIYQSQMDFGTGKLYLLRVFINITIDPAIVVTVYRTSQIKKHWRNP, translated from the coding sequence ATGAATTTTAAGTTTTCAAATCATGCTCTGGAAGAAATAGAAAAGCGGAAAGTCCCGATCTCCTTTGTAGAAGCTGTCTTAGAAAATCCACAGCAAACTCTTCAACAAGACGAGGAGATCACAATCTATCAATCTCAAATGGATTTTGGCACAGGCAAGCTCTACTTACTTCGAGTCTTTATCAATATCACCATTGACCCCGCAATCGTTGTAACCGTTTATCGCACCAGTCAAATCAAAAAACATTGGAGGAACCCATGA
- a CDS encoding DUF2283 domain-containing protein produces the protein MKIKYDPEVDVMRITLKDAEIEESDEETPGIILDFDANRNVVGIEILQASKRIDNPQSVEYMIAQTTVSS, from the coding sequence ATGAAAATCAAATATGATCCCGAAGTAGATGTGATGCGGATTACCCTCAAGGATGCAGAGATTGAAGAAAGTGATGAAGAAACCCCCGGCATTATCCTGGACTTTGACGCTAATCGAAATGTCGTTGGTATCGAAATTCTTCAGGCTTCCAAACGAATTGACAACCCACAATCTGTTGAGTATATGATTGCTCAGACAACCGTCTCTTCCTAA
- a CDS encoding DNA-processing protein DprA has translation MIAPLQTIAPDHPAYPTALKTCGAFRTAPILNTIGNLEFLTQNTIALFCSQQCPGDLILKTYDLAQSLRDAEIPIISGFHTPIEQDCLKIMLRSTQPIIHCPARSISTIRLSPEQKQAMVENRLLLVSPFSSSYPRVTVELAGKRNDMIGAIAHTIFIAYAAPNSKTLAFAQSLISAGKSVVTFASSSNPLLQEQGIVGLEIETIVRRCLDAQTSHTQKATSIDNER, from the coding sequence ATGATCGCGCCCTTACAAACCATCGCCCCCGATCATCCAGCCTATCCCACTGCACTCAAAACCTGTGGTGCCTTCAGAACGGCACCGATCCTCAACACGATCGGTAATCTTGAATTTCTGACACAGAATACGATCGCCCTTTTCTGCTCCCAACAATGTCCGGGCGACCTCATCCTCAAAACCTATGACCTTGCCCAGAGCTTGCGAGATGCAGAAATTCCTATCATTAGCGGTTTCCATACTCCGATTGAACAAGACTGCCTCAAAATAATGCTGCGTAGCACCCAACCCATCATCCACTGCCCTGCCCGTAGCATTTCCACAATCCGCCTCTCACCGGAGCAAAAACAGGCGATGGTTGAAAACCGCTTACTGCTCGTCTCACCCTTTAGCAGCAGCTATCCTCGTGTTACGGTTGAACTGGCAGGCAAACGGAATGACATGATTGGGGCGATCGCACACACCATCTTTATTGCCTACGCCGCCCCTAACAGCAAAACCCTAGCTTTTGCCCAAAGCCTGATTTCGGCAGGAAAATCCGTCGTTACCTTTGCTAGCTCTAGCAACCCATTGTTACAAGAGCAAGGCATTGTTGGTTTGGAGATAGAGACGATCGTGCGACGCTGCTTAGATGCTCAAACATCACACACCCAAAAAGCTACAAGCATTGATAATGAGAGATGA
- a CDS encoding DUF3800 domain-containing protein, which produces MYADESGSVHDPSQQYFVLAGFCVFERQGFWIASELDKIAAQFNPADPTSMELHGSPMLGGKGKWRKYPRSDREQAIEDALRVFLRSHPSNRAFASVIKKSVVSPSDPVEVAFEQIASRFDKYMIRLHKTGDTQRGIIIFDKSTYETTIQSLATDFRTIGYRWGIIRNFSEVPLFLDSQASRLIQLADIIAYATFRNFEQGDSRFFSIIQPRFDSEGGIVHGLHVQQ; this is translated from the coding sequence TTGTATGCAGATGAATCTGGATCTGTTCACGACCCTAGCCAGCAGTACTTTGTATTAGCTGGCTTCTGTGTTTTTGAGAGGCAAGGATTTTGGATAGCTAGTGAACTAGATAAAATTGCTGCTCAATTTAATCCTGCTGACCCAACATCAATGGAATTACATGGTAGCCCAATGTTGGGTGGCAAGGGTAAATGGAGAAAATATCCTAGAAGTGATAGAGAGCAAGCAATTGAAGATGCACTACGTGTCTTTCTACGTTCACATCCAAGTAATCGGGCATTTGCAAGTGTGATCAAGAAGTCAGTGGTATCTCCTAGTGATCCTGTTGAAGTTGCATTTGAGCAGATAGCCAGTCGATTTGATAAGTACATGATTAGATTGCACAAGACGGGTGATACACAGCGAGGAATCATCATTTTTGACAAATCTACTTACGAAACAACAATTCAATCACTCGCGACTGATTTTCGGACAATTGGATACAGATGGGGAATAATAAGGAATTTTTCTGAGGTTCCTCTATTCCTTGATTCACAGGCTTCAAGGTTAATTCAACTTGCTGACATAATTGCATACGCAACTTTTCGAAATTTTGAGCAAGGTGACAGTAGATTTTTCTCAATTATTCAACCTCGATTTGATTCGGAGGGCGGTATAGTACATGGGCTTCATGTACAGCAATAG
- a CDS encoding IS1 family transposase (programmed frameshift), which yields MVLEPIHCPVCDGIEVIKHGTTPDGKQRYFCQNSGCHRRTFILQYTYQGYLPEVKQQISDMAMNGSGIRDTARVLHISPTTVIEELKKDRQLKAVNELKLAELEPAQSIVKLCQWEDTEAEADEMWSFVQSKAQQRWLWHAIDHHSGKILAYVLATHQDEAFLQLKALLEPFGIMQFYTDGWGTYERQLDPSLHTVGKQNTQKIERKHLTLRTRLKRLARKTICFSKSILMHDIVIGLFINRYEFGFAI from the exons ATGGTATTAGAACCAATTCACTGCCCTGTGTGTGATGGGATTGAGGTGATCAAACACGGCACAACACCAGACGGCAAACAGCGCTACTTTTGTCAAAACTCAGGATGCCATCGGCGCACCTTTATTTTGCAATACACCTATCAAGGGTATCTGCCTGAAGTCAAGCAACAAATCAGCGATATGGCAATGAATGGGAGTGGGATTCGAGACACTGCCCGTGTCCTTCACATTAGTCCAACGACGGTGATTGAGGAATTA AAAAAAGATCGTCAACTCAAAGCCGTGAATGAACTCAAACTGGCTGAGTTGGAACCCGCTCAAAGCATCGTAAAGCTTTGCCAGTGGGAAGATACAGAGGCAGAAGCCGATGAAATGTGGAGTTTTGTCCAGTCTAAAGCCCAGCAACGTTGGTTATGGCATGCAATTGACCATCACAGTGGAAAAATATTAGCTTATGTGTTGGCGACGCATCAAGATGAAGCATTCCTCCAACTCAAAGCGTTATTAGAACCGTTTGGAATTATGCAGTTTTACACAGATGGTTGGGGAACCTATGAGCGGCAGCTTGACCCAAGTCTTCATACCGTTGGCAAACAGAACACGCAGAAGATTGAGCGTAAGCATTTGACTTTACGCACGCGCTTGAAGCGATTAGCTCGCAAAACTATTTGCTTTTCTAAGTCCATTCTGATGCATGACATTGTGATTGGGCTATTTATTAACCGTTATGAGTTTGGTTTTGCTATCTAA
- a CDS encoding helix-turn-helix domain-containing protein gives MHPPLFVRPLTPDEKSGLEQGLRSRDRFKLRRSQILLASAQGQTPSQIARHVGCTAQTVRNVIRAFEDQGLGCLVAQSSRPKTGNVLGLLFSLRRTG, from the coding sequence ATGCATCCTCCCCTGTTTGTTCGACCTCTAACGCCAGACGAGAAGAGTGGGTTGGAACAAGGACTCCGTTCTCGAGATAGGTTCAAGTTACGCCGCAGTCAGATTTTGTTAGCCAGCGCCCAAGGTCAAACTCCGAGCCAAATTGCTCGCCACGTTGGATGTACTGCCCAAACAGTGCGCAATGTAATTCGAGCGTTTGAAGATCAAGGACTGGGATGTTTGGTCGCCCAATCGAGCCGACCGAAAACGGGTAATGTTCTAGGTTTGTTGTTTTCCTTACGAAGAACTGGTTAG
- a CDS encoding phage integrase N-terminal SAM-like domain-containing protein has translation MGVSQKFLLKNPEVTMTDRPKMLLEVVQETLRRKHYSFRTEKTYLQWIKRYLLFHNKRHPSAVLRKLFCKTGQSIDKLKLLIIVSQ, from the coding sequence ATGGGAGTCAGCCAGAAATTTCTCTTAAAGAATCCTGAAGTAACTATGACTGACCGGCCCAAGATGTTGCTCGAAGTCGTTCAGGAGACTCTACGACGTAAGCACTACTCTTTTCGAACCGAAAAAACCTATCTCCAGTGGATTAAGCGCTACCTGCTCTTTCACAACAAACGTCATCCTAGTGCAGTCTTAAGGAAGCTATTTTGCAAGACAGGGCAGTCAATTGATAAGCTAAAGCTGTTGATCATAGTCAGTCAGTGA
- a CDS encoding IS4 family transposase has protein sequence MQQITEFRQVLQPLLGWHGARLAFVAQFLIALLRTRTVNLSELAASFCGSAQIPSNYKRLQRFFSDFDLDYAAIARAVVCLMGIPQPWVLAIDRTEWSFGGSVFNILTLGICHQGISFPVVFLMLDNRGNSNTQERIDLLNEFFTIFGEDVRLRCLTSDREFVGREWIGYLLEDEPIPFRGRIRETETLSDGSKALNGRVLFADLKAGETKILRKRRQVWGHWVYVVGLRLDTQELLILVTNHSPHSALKDYALRWNLETLFGAFKTRGFCLEATHFIDDYRVRKLFALLTLALCWVMRTGVWRQAHKTIQLKSHGRKAQSLFRYGLDYLHNLLVNLDHKLDEFLDNLKLLSCT, from the coding sequence ATGCAACAGATTACCGAATTTCGCCAAGTTTTGCAGCCCCTCCTCGGTTGGCATGGTGCGCGGCTGGCATTTGTGGCTCAATTTCTGATCGCCCTGCTACGAACCCGTACGGTGAATCTGAGCGAATTGGCTGCTAGCTTTTGTGGTTCCGCCCAAATTCCGTCGAACTACAAGCGTCTCCAGCGCTTCTTTAGCGACTTTGATCTCGATTATGCGGCGATTGCCCGTGCCGTGGTCTGCCTGATGGGGATCCCGCAGCCTTGGGTGCTCGCCATAGACCGCACCGAATGGAGCTTTGGCGGTAGCGTTTTCAACATTCTCACCCTGGGCATTTGCCATCAGGGTATTTCCTTTCCGGTGGTGTTTCTGATGCTGGACAACCGCGGCAATTCCAACACCCAAGAGCGCATCGATTTGCTCAACGAATTCTTCACGATTTTTGGCGAGGATGTCCGCCTGCGGTGCCTGACGAGCGACCGCGAATTTGTTGGGCGGGAGTGGATTGGCTATTTGCTCGAAGATGAGCCAATCCCGTTTCGGGGGCGGATTCGCGAAACTGAAACGCTCAGTGATGGCAGCAAAGCCCTGAATGGCCGCGTCCTCTTTGCCGATCTCAAAGCGGGTGAAACCAAGATTTTACGCAAACGCCGTCAAGTGTGGGGACATTGGGTGTATGTCGTTGGTCTGCGGCTTGACACCCAGGAATTACTGATTTTGGTCACCAACCATTCACCCCATTCAGCCCTCAAAGATTACGCCCTGCGGTGGAATTTAGAAACCCTGTTCGGTGCGTTCAAAACTCGGGGCTTCTGCCTCGAAGCGACCCATTTTATTGATGACTACCGAGTCCGCAAGCTCTTTGCGCTCCTCACATTGGCGTTATGTTGGGTGATGCGAACGGGGGTGTGGCGGCAGGCGCACAAAACGATTCAACTCAAGTCCCATGGGCGCAAAGCCCAGAGTCTATTCCGATATGGCTTAGATTACTTGCACAACCTACTCGTTAATCTTGACCATAAATTAGATGAGTTCTTGGACAATCTCAAACTTTTGTCCTGTACTTAG
- a CDS encoding response regulator, translating to MSTRSTRSILLIEHEASIREVLHTCLSEFGGWLVTLSSSIQEGVNLCMTVSPDVILLDASTPETDALIFIEQLKQYSMTASIPILLLTARASWFTLRQLNQMGFAGAITKPFNPSTLTTQVAHLLGWSNDGDNNST from the coding sequence ATGTCCACGAGATCAACCAGATCAATTTTGTTGATTGAACACGAAGCCAGCATCCGAGAAGTTCTGCACACCTGTCTGAGTGAGTTTGGTGGATGGCTCGTTACCCTATCAAGTTCGATTCAGGAAGGAGTTAATCTGTGTATGACCGTCAGCCCTGATGTCATTTTGCTGGATGCTTCTACGCCTGAAACCGATGCCTTGATCTTTATTGAACAATTAAAGCAATATTCAATGACAGCCTCCATCCCCATCTTGCTGCTTACGGCCAGAGCCAGTTGGTTTACCCTGAGGCAACTTAACCAGATGGGTTTTGCAGGAGCCATTACAAAACCATTCAACCCTTCCACCCTGACCACTCAAGTTGCTCATTTGCTGGGGTGGAGCAATGATGGTGATAACAATTCCACTTAA
- a CDS encoding DUF1269 domain-containing protein, with amino-acid sequence MSSLTVWKFNTADGAARALSKLEELQKQQLIQVLDAAVVSWPEGRKRPQTRQAVDTVAVGALGGVFWGMLFGLLFFAPLLGALVGATAGAISGRFTDYGINDDFIKDVQSKVTEGTSALFLLTGQVTLDKVEAAFAPEERGELIQSKLSAEQEAKLREDFGAEVYTLPGYRFYPLDKVEMR; translated from the coding sequence ATGTCATCATTAACTGTCTGGAAATTTAATACGGCGGATGGCGCAGCCAGGGCTTTATCTAAATTAGAGGAATTGCAAAAACAGCAGTTGATTCAAGTGTTAGATGCGGCGGTCGTGTCATGGCCCGAAGGGCGCAAACGTCCTCAAACCAGGCAAGCTGTTGATACAGTTGCCGTTGGGGCATTGGGGGGCGTATTCTGGGGCATGTTGTTTGGTCTGCTCTTTTTTGCACCGTTGCTTGGGGCATTAGTGGGTGCAACAGCAGGTGCTATTTCAGGTCGGTTTACTGACTATGGAATTAATGATGATTTCATCAAAGATGTTCAAAGCAAAGTGACAGAAGGAACGTCTGCCCTGTTCTTGTTGACAGGACAGGTCACGCTTGACAAGGTGGAAGCGGCTTTTGCCCCTGAAGAACGGGGCGAATTAATTCAATCCAAACTCTCGGCTGAACAGGAAGCAAAACTTCGGGAAGACTTTGGTGCAGAGGTATATACTTTGCCGGGGTATAGATTTTACCCTCTAGATAAAGTAGAAATGAGGTAG
- a CDS encoding transposase, whose protein sequence is MHHASVVQAAIESVGAKVVFLPPYSPDLSPIELYFAGV, encoded by the coding sequence GTGCATCATGCTTCAGTCGTGCAAGCGGCAATTGAATCGGTTGGAGCCAAGGTTGTGTTTCTGCCGCCTTATTCCCCAGACCTTTCACCGATTGAACTATACTTTGCCGGGGTATAG
- a CDS encoding Uma2 family endonuclease, whose translation MLLELRRLEVPPGQRLLLRDVTWQEFETILDELGEHRGARLAYDQGTLEMMMPLPEHEDDKEIIGDLIKALLEELDMEFRSLGSTTFKKAQTQGLEPDQCFYIQHEAVIRGKRRIDLAIDPPPDLAIEIDVTSRTHPSIYAALGVPELWQFDRGTLQINILRGDRYELVAESPNFPGLPLAEVLPHYLAESKTIGRNRTVRAFRQWVRAQGERG comes from the coding sequence ATGCTCTTGGAGTTAAGACGGTTAGAGGTTCCGCCAGGGCAACGGTTGTTGTTGCGGGATGTCACCTGGCAAGAATTTGAAACGATTCTGGACGAACTGGGGGAGCATCGCGGCGCACGTCTCGCCTATGACCAGGGCACATTGGAGATGATGATGCCGTTGCCAGAACATGAAGACGATAAGGAGATCATTGGCGATTTAATCAAAGCCCTGCTGGAAGAACTGGATATGGAATTTAGAAGCCTGGGTTCCACCACGTTTAAGAAGGCGCAGACTCAGGGTTTAGAGCCTGATCAATGTTTTTACATTCAACATGAAGCGGTCATTCGCGGCAAACGACGGATTGATTTAGCGATTGATCCACCTCCAGACCTGGCGATCGAAATTGACGTTACCTCTCGCACCCACCCCAGTATTTATGCCGCACTCGGAGTCCCCGAACTTTGGCAATTCGATCGCGGTACGTTGCAAATCAACATCCTCCGAGGCGATCGCTATGAACTGGTCGCTGAAAGTCCCAATTTTCCAGGATTGCCGTTGGCGGAGGTGCTACCCCACTATCTGGCGGAAAGTAAAACGATTGGGCGGAATCGCACCGTCAGAGCCTTTCGCCAGTGGGTCAGGGCACAGGGGGAAAGGGGCTGA
- a CDS encoding phosphoadenosine phosphosulfate reductase family protein, giving the protein MENTNTNKQPRHILGLSGGKDSTALAILLHQEVPQMEYFFCDTHRELPETYEYLERIKARLGIQIHYLSAERGFDHWLDIYGGALPSPQMRWCTKQLKIKPLEAFIGDDEAISYVGIRADEHRDGYISTRPNIKAVYPFKERGLVKADILRLLEESGIGLPKYYEWRSRSGCYFCFFQRKYEWVMLQETHPDLFARAVDYESQHKDGRTYTWTQGETLLELLERKDQIIADHHKAMAREAQQKPDRPLVEALEAILDEEDDTLPCLACHL; this is encoded by the coding sequence ATGGAAAACACTAATACCAACAAACAACCACGACATATTTTAGGGCTGTCAGGGGGCAAAGACAGTACCGCCCTGGCAATTCTGCTGCATCAGGAAGTGCCGCAGATGGAATATTTCTTTTGTGACACCCACCGGGAACTGCCAGAAACCTACGAGTATCTGGAGCGGATTAAAGCACGCCTGGGCATCCAGATTCACTATTTGAGTGCAGAGCGAGGATTCGATCACTGGTTAGACATCTATGGGGGAGCACTCCCTTCGCCCCAGATGCGATGGTGTACGAAGCAGCTTAAAATCAAGCCCCTGGAAGCCTTTATCGGTGACGACGAGGCGATTAGCTATGTTGGGATTCGGGCCGATGAGCATCGAGATGGCTATATTTCTACCAGGCCTAATATCAAAGCGGTGTACCCGTTTAAGGAACGGGGGCTGGTGAAAGCAGATATTTTGCGACTGCTGGAAGAAAGCGGCATTGGGTTGCCCAAATACTACGAGTGGCGATCGCGCTCTGGTTGCTATTTTTGCTTCTTTCAACGCAAGTATGAATGGGTGATGTTACAGGAAACCCACCCCGACCTGTTTGCCAGAGCCGTGGACTATGAAAGCCAGCACAAAGACGGCAGAACCTACACCTGGACCCAGGGCGAAACGTTGCTGGAGTTGCTAGAGCGGAAAGACCAAATTATTGCCGATCATCACAAAGCCATGGCACGAGAGGCCCAACAAAAGCCCGATCGCCCCCTGGTGGAAGCCCTGGAAGCTATTTTGGATGAAGAGGACGACACTTTGCCCTGTCTTGCGTGCCATCTATAA
- a CDS encoding Uma2 family endonuclease, whose product MITTAIQPTQTPQPVRFTVQDYHRLVDLGFLGEDDHIELIRGELIQTAARGTAHEACITRLLRALTFIIGDRATLQCQSPITIAFDGEPEPDLAILRNREDDYESAHPTPADTLLVMEVADSSLEYDRTVKLALYAEAAIPHYWLFNVIDRTLEAYSELAQITPGQFGYLNRQIVTSSGAIALPMGKQPLALAHVFP is encoded by the coding sequence ATGATCACCACCGCCATCCAACCCACTCAAACCCCTCAACCTGTACGATTCACAGTACAGGACTATCACCGTTTAGTGGACCTTGGCTTTCTGGGGGAAGATGACCACATCGAGCTGATTCGGGGGGAATTGATTCAAACGGCAGCTAGAGGCACTGCCCACGAAGCTTGCATCACTCGGTTACTCAGAGCCTTAACTTTTATCATTGGCGATCGCGCCACTCTCCAGTGCCAGTCACCCATCACTATCGCCTTTGATGGAGAGCCAGAACCAGATTTGGCAATCTTGAGGAACCGCGAGGATGATTATGAATCAGCCCATCCAACCCCTGCGGACACGCTCCTGGTTATGGAAGTAGCGGATTCTTCGCTGGAGTACGATCGCACGGTGAAGCTGGCTCTCTATGCTGAGGCTGCCATTCCCCACTACTGGCTGTTCAATGTCATCGATCGCACGCTGGAAGCCTACAGCGAACTGGCTCAAATTACACCGGGGCAGTTTGGCTATCTGAATCGCCAGATTGTCACGTCGTCTGGGGCGATCGCCCTGCCGATGGGAAAGCAGCCCCTTGCCCTTGCCCACGTTTTTCCTTGA
- a CDS encoding Uma2 family endonuclease, giving the protein MTLTAQELADLMPDARQLESDEPEMESSLHYAQLALLVACLEWLWRDRTDFFIGANLSIYFSRDQLKKRDFRGPDFFLVTHTERKPRKSWVVWEEGGQYPDLIIELLSPATAQIDRSLKKALYQDRFRTPEYFWFSPDTLEFEGYRLVGQHYEAIAPNEIGWRWSEVLGLFLGVQDGQLRYFTESGELVPTPQEAAAQAMAEAAQAEARSQRLAEQLRALGVEPDA; this is encoded by the coding sequence ATGACCCTAACGGCTCAGGAATTGGCAGACTTAATGCCCGATGCCCGTCAACTGGAGAGCGATGAACCAGAGATGGAAAGTTCGTTACACTATGCCCAGTTGGCGCTCCTGGTGGCCTGTCTGGAATGGCTGTGGCGCGATCGCACTGACTTTTTTATCGGGGCGAATCTCTCTATTTACTTCAGCCGCGACCAGCTTAAAAAGCGCGACTTTCGCGGCCCAGATTTCTTTCTCGTCACGCACACAGAGCGCAAACCCCGAAAATCTTGGGTGGTGTGGGAAGAAGGCGGGCAGTATCCTGACTTAATTATTGAGCTGTTGTCTCCCGCGACGGCCCAAATCGATCGCAGTCTGAAAAAAGCCCTTTACCAGGATCGCTTCAGAACTCCAGAGTATTTCTGGTTTTCGCCAGACACCCTGGAGTTTGAGGGCTATCGGCTAGTGGGGCAACACTATGAGGCCATCGCCCCCAACGAGATAGGCTGGCGCTGGAGTGAGGTGCTGGGGCTGTTTTTGGGGGTGCAGGATGGGCAGTTGCGCTATTTTACGGAATCAGGAGAGTTGGTGCCAACCCCGCAAGAAGCTGCGGCTCAGGCAATGGCAGAAGCAGCTCAGGCAGAGGCGCGATCACAGCGATTAGCAGAGCAGTTGAGGGCGCTGGGGGTAGAGCCAGATGCTTAG
- a CDS encoding DUF2281 domain-containing protein — MTSAAADDSSPDLVAAIMEQVKSLSPEYQQFFLDYVEFLLQKYSPAQTPAEETEQPRA; from the coding sequence ATGACCTCTGCCGCTGCTGACGATTCTTCCCCCGATCTGGTTGCTGCCATTATGGAGCAGGTGAAATCCCTCTCCCCGGAGTACCAGCAATTTTTCCTCGACTATGTAGAATTTCTGCTGCAGAAGTACTCGCCCGCTCAAACACCCGCTGAAGAAACCGAACAACCAAGAGCCTGA
- a CDS encoding DUF2281 domain-containing protein: MQLSDAQTISPKLVELIQSKVQTLPRDQQQAALDFLKFLRQKNEPHQPRKSLWERIDEAVERIPDEAWDSSPTDGSYQHDHYLYGTPKREQ, translated from the coding sequence ATGCAACTCTCCGATGCCCAAACAATCTCCCCCAAGCTTGTAGAGCTTATCCAATCGAAAGTCCAGACGCTTCCAAGAGACCAGCAACAAGCCGCACTGGACTTTCTCAAGTTTCTGCGCCAGAAGAACGAACCGCATCAACCCCGAAAGAGTCTTTGGGAGAGGATTGACGAGGCGGTTGAACGTATCCCAGACGAGGCGTGGGATAGTTCTCCAACAGATGGTTCTTATCAGCATGACCACTATCTCTACGGCACACCAAAGCGGGAGCAATGA
- a CDS encoding type II toxin-antitoxin system VapC family toxin: MTVFIDTAYWVARIDKRDQWRDRARAVTPRLLATPLVTTELVLVEVLNYFSGYRAEVKQEVADIVASVLDESDIRVIWQSRDLMRTGLALYRDRLDKGYSLTDCVSMVVMRQETIQEVLTHDRHFLQEGFSILL; encoded by the coding sequence ATGACAGTTTTTATTGATACGGCTTATTGGGTGGCCAGGATTGACAAACGTGATCAGTGGCGGGATAGAGCCAGGGCAGTGACACCACGACTTCTCGCCACCCCCCTGGTAACAACCGAGTTAGTACTTGTGGAGGTATTGAATTATTTCAGTGGTTATCGAGCAGAGGTGAAACAGGAGGTTGCAGACATTGTTGCATCTGTGCTGGATGAATCAGATATCAGAGTCATCTGGCAAAGTCGAGATTTGATGAGGACGGGACTGGCACTGTACCGCGATCGCCTGGACAAGGGATACAGCCTGACCGACTGTGTTTCAATGGTGGTGATGCGCCAGGAGACGATTCAGGAGGTTCTGACCCACGACAGGCATTTTCTTCAAGAAGGATTCTCGATACTACTCTAA